A genome region from Paludibacterium sp. B53371 includes the following:
- a CDS encoding PAAR domain-containing protein produces MRKRYFVTDGAYTTVGGTVFASGGEWLKKIEGRPIALEGDPISCPKCGRPGYIMCIAPRLNFKMDGKLPALEGDYCICGCMPPPQLMANQSLSYQEVENGPESSLGHASAAAVSMSGNTHNIDAGQQYQFLDSETQQPLSGRHYVGKVDGSPISGTTDDNGFAHIDASQGAAIELHLIFTSPKDALRHQES; encoded by the coding sequence ATGAGAAAGCGTTATTTCGTTACTGATGGTGCCTACACCACGGTAGGAGGAACGGTGTTTGCCAGTGGCGGGGAGTGGCTAAAGAAAATAGAAGGCCGACCGATTGCACTGGAGGGCGATCCTATCTCCTGCCCAAAGTGCGGACGACCCGGCTACATCATGTGTATTGCGCCACGCTTGAATTTCAAGATGGACGGTAAGTTACCGGCGTTGGAGGGCGACTATTGCATTTGCGGCTGCATGCCACCGCCGCAGTTGATGGCCAATCAATCCTTGTCATATCAGGAAGTGGAGAACGGTCCTGAGAGCTCCCTGGGCCATGCCTCGGCTGCCGCCGTTTCAATGTCTGGCAATACGCACAACATTGATGCAGGCCAGCAATACCAGTTCCTCGACAGCGAAACGCAGCAGCCGCTGTCAGGTCGCCACTACGTCGGCAAGGTTGATGGCAGCCCTATCTCTGGCACCACCGACGACAACGGCTTCGCCCACATCGACGCGTCCCAAGGGGCAGCCATTGAACTGCACCTGATTTTCACCTCGCCCAAAGACGCACTACGCCACCAGGAGAGCTAA
- a CDS encoding N-acetylmuramoyl-L-alanine amidase, giving the protein MSEPHYTVTHWSRAQAQPDYRNKPAQVVTVNDRAATREAIITLTRRRGGEFVPRSDWAAHKSKSIDLKDDWDYKQIAIHTAGRSYSCGPGALQLQQIQEMHMDKKDKADIGYHYAIDCFGNVYEGRDIRFKGEHLNAYNTGVIGIVLLENLMESKEGNDWIATVKRATKAIVGLKEPTVPSAQEESLLRFIKVLQEFFNIKILGGHREFPHQEEGEGHTCPGNVGLQLVSRLRSATGLAKPAG; this is encoded by the coding sequence ATGTCGGAACCGCACTATACCGTTACGCACTGGTCGCGTGCTCAAGCACAGCCTGACTACCGGAACAAGCCCGCCCAGGTCGTTACCGTGAATGACCGCGCCGCTACGCGCGAGGCCATCATCACGCTGACTCGGCGCCGTGGCGGGGAGTTTGTCCCTCGTTCGGATTGGGCTGCGCACAAGAGCAAATCCATCGACCTCAAAGACGATTGGGACTATAAGCAAATCGCCATTCATACCGCTGGGCGTAGTTATTCTTGTGGGCCAGGAGCGCTCCAGTTGCAGCAAATCCAAGAGATGCACATGGATAAGAAGGACAAAGCTGACATTGGTTATCACTATGCCATCGACTGCTTCGGGAACGTGTATGAAGGGCGTGATATTCGATTCAAAGGCGAGCATCTGAATGCATATAACACTGGTGTCATCGGTATCGTTCTGCTTGAGAACTTGATGGAATCCAAGGAGGGCAATGACTGGATCGCTACGGTCAAACGAGCCACCAAGGCCATTGTCGGGCTCAAGGAACCGACCGTGCCGTCAGCACAAGAAGAGAGCTTGCTGAGATTCATTAAGGTGCTGCAGGAGTTCTTCAACATCAAAATCCTGGGTGGCCATCGTGAGTTTCCACACCAAGAAGAAGGCGAGGGACACACTTGCCCCGGCAACGTTGGACTTCAATTGGTTAGCCGGTTGCGCTCAGCGACTGGCCTGGCAAAACCAGCAGGCTAA
- a CDS encoding Mor transcription activator family protein, producing the protein MNLDEVQHLLPEMAKLIATLIGLPKALKLIEAWGGTTFPVSKNKRREGQIRFEALADVVGVEAADILTRHFGGEVLSIPRCAAAMREVRDRMIRAEFDQETRQHTAVYAVNQLARRYHMTERNVWMVLKKADQGNETRQAVLF; encoded by the coding sequence ATGAACCTGGACGAAGTGCAGCATCTGTTGCCCGAGATGGCCAAGCTGATCGCCACCCTGATCGGCCTGCCCAAGGCTTTGAAGCTGATCGAGGCTTGGGGCGGCACCACCTTTCCCGTGTCCAAAAACAAGCGCCGTGAGGGCCAGATCCGCTTCGAAGCATTGGCCGATGTGGTCGGGGTGGAGGCGGCCGACATCCTGACGCGCCACTTCGGCGGCGAAGTGCTCTCGATTCCACGCTGTGCAGCAGCGATGCGGGAGGTTCGAGACCGCATGATCCGGGCTGAATTCGACCAAGAGACCCGGCAACACACGGCAGTCTACGCCGTAAACCAACTGGCCAGGCGTTACCATATGACCGAGCGGAATGTGTGGATGGTTCTGAAAAAAGCCGACCAGGGAAACGAGACACGACAAGCAGTGTTATTTTAG
- a CDS encoding gp16 family protein encodes MNDRRKAMIAKLHIARQQLGMADDSYRSLLGRITPGKSSSTQLTLQQLDDVLAEMQRMGFVPKASPKHGRRPMPKANRTALVGKVEALLAEAKRPWTYADAMAKRMFAVDKVDWLDTEQLQKLVAALTYDAKRHGRSLG; translated from the coding sequence ATGAACGACCGTCGCAAGGCGATGATCGCCAAACTGCACATCGCCCGCCAGCAGCTCGGCATGGCCGACGACAGCTATCGGTCACTTCTCGGCCGCATTACTCCGGGGAAGTCGAGCAGCACCCAACTGACGCTGCAGCAACTGGATGACGTGCTAGCCGAGATGCAGCGCATGGGATTCGTGCCAAAGGCATCGCCCAAGCATGGTCGCAGGCCGATGCCCAAGGCAAACCGGACCGCACTCGTCGGAAAGGTCGAAGCATTGCTTGCCGAGGCGAAACGCCCCTGGACTTACGCGGATGCCATGGCCAAGAGGATGTTCGCCGTGGACAAGGTGGATTGGCTTGATACCGAACAGTTGCAGAAGTTGGTGGCGGCGTTGACGTATGACGCCAAACGGCATGGGAGGAGCTTGGGATGA
- a CDS encoding DUF3164 family protein, producing the protein MNTIPEGYKQDAKGRLIPIDAIKPIDMERDQLVGEIVQKAMAVSTTLANFKTAVFADIGAFIELSAERYDAKVGGAKGNVSLVSFDGRFKVQRAIQDTLTFDEGLQAAKALIDECVHEWTEGARSEIRALINDAFDVDKEGNISTGRILSLRRLDIQDEKWQRAMAALSDSVRVQCSKSYIRVYERVGETDQYRAVPLDIASV; encoded by the coding sequence ATGAACACCATCCCGGAAGGCTACAAGCAAGACGCCAAGGGTCGACTGATCCCCATCGACGCCATCAAGCCCATCGACATGGAACGTGACCAACTGGTGGGCGAGATCGTGCAAAAGGCCATGGCCGTCAGCACGACGCTGGCCAACTTCAAGACCGCTGTATTTGCTGACATCGGCGCTTTTATCGAACTGTCGGCCGAGCGCTATGACGCCAAGGTCGGCGGAGCCAAGGGCAACGTTTCCCTGGTGAGCTTTGACGGCCGCTTCAAGGTGCAGCGGGCTATTCAGGACACGCTCACGTTTGACGAGGGACTGCAGGCGGCCAAGGCGTTGATCGATGAGTGCGTGCATGAGTGGACCGAGGGGGCGCGCAGCGAGATCCGTGCGCTGATCAACGACGCTTTCGATGTCGACAAGGAAGGGAACATCAGCACCGGTCGCATCCTGTCGCTGCGCCGTCTCGATATCCAGGACGAGAAATGGCAGCGCGCAATGGCGGCGCTCAGCGACTCGGTACGGGTGCAGTGCTCGAAGAGCTACATCCGCGTGTATGAGCGTGTCGGCGAGACCGACCAGTACCGTGCAGTGCCGCTCGATATCGCCAGCGTTTAA
- a CDS encoding XRE family transcriptional regulator: MTTSEPHWMALLRAEAQRTSMRAVASALGYSPTTVSLVLSGKYPGKTDRIAKAVLALLDVVECPHIGQSMPLAECHGLALAPAPTHHPMKLSHWRACQGCPHRPKGE; this comes from the coding sequence ATGACGACCTCTGAGCCGCACTGGATGGCACTGCTACGCGCCGAGGCCCAGCGCACCAGCATGCGAGCCGTGGCCAGCGCCCTGGGCTATAGCCCCACCACTGTGAGTCTGGTCCTGTCCGGCAAATACCCTGGCAAGACGGACCGTATCGCCAAAGCCGTGCTGGCGCTGCTCGATGTCGTCGAATGCCCGCACATCGGGCAGAGCATGCCGCTGGCCGAGTGCCATGGCCTGGCCCTTGCGCCGGCCCCCACCCATCACCCCATGAAGCTGAGCCATTGGCGTGCTTGCCAAGGCTGCCCACATCGACCGAAAGGAGAATGA
- a CDS encoding helix-turn-helix domain-containing protein has product MLGGKSKRQRLWEVIRAYRDGFTLRDIAYDTDVDMTTTRSYLQSLERGGFIQQSNETVHICDEKQYRLLKDNGLEAPRLTRDGQPVIQGRAQEQMWRTMRILGGDFNYQELAGLASTSEVVVSPIAARDYLKHLAHAGYVAVVAKGKGRGAGGVPSRYRFNRSRYTGPRPPMVQRTKSIYDPNLGKVVWQEEVDHDDL; this is encoded by the coding sequence ATGCTCGGAGGCAAGAGCAAACGCCAGCGTCTGTGGGAGGTTATCCGCGCGTACCGCGACGGTTTCACTTTGCGCGACATTGCCTACGACACCGACGTCGACATGACGACCACTCGCTCCTACCTGCAGTCGCTGGAGCGTGGCGGATTCATCCAGCAGAGCAACGAAACCGTGCACATTTGCGACGAGAAGCAATACCGGCTGCTCAAGGATAACGGCTTGGAGGCACCGAGGCTGACTCGGGATGGGCAGCCGGTGATCCAGGGGCGTGCCCAGGAGCAGATGTGGCGCACCATGCGCATCCTGGGCGGCGACTTCAACTATCAGGAGCTGGCCGGCCTGGCATCGACCTCGGAAGTCGTGGTGTCGCCCATTGCGGCGCGCGACTACCTTAAGCACCTGGCGCATGCCGGCTATGTAGCGGTGGTGGCCAAGGGCAAAGGCCGCGGAGCGGGAGGCGTGCCGAGCCGCTACCGTTTCAACCGCAGCCGCTATACCGGCCCGCGTCCGCCGATGGTCCAGCGCACCAAGTCCATCTATGACCCGAATCTGGGCAAGGTGGTCTGGCAGGAGGAGGTCGACCATGACGACCTCTGA
- a CDS encoding AAA family ATPase: MTQPQPMVNRVANIANLDLVAVAAEKLLSRVEGLPGIGVMYGEAGRGKTIACSALANHTRGYYVQMRSAWNRKALLEKILFEMGIKPAGTIPNLLDQVCEQIAASRRPLIIDEFDFCLRTDGLIELVRDIYEGSQGTLLLVGEETIPQKLKRWERFHSRVMAWIPAMPVSLEDARKLAPIYCPDVVIAEDLLAHVVEVAHGSVRRVCVNLTRIHEEAMMLAESEMSLDKWGERDLYTGEAPKRRGAF; encoded by the coding sequence ATGACGCAACCTCAACCAATGGTCAATCGCGTAGCCAACATCGCCAATCTCGATCTGGTCGCCGTCGCCGCCGAGAAACTGTTGTCCCGCGTCGAAGGCTTGCCCGGTATCGGCGTGATGTATGGCGAGGCTGGGCGTGGCAAGACCATCGCCTGCAGCGCACTGGCCAATCATACCCGAGGCTACTACGTGCAGATGCGTAGCGCCTGGAACCGCAAGGCGCTACTGGAAAAGATCCTGTTCGAGATGGGCATCAAGCCGGCCGGCACGATTCCCAACCTGCTGGATCAGGTGTGCGAGCAAATCGCCGCCAGCCGTCGCCCGCTGATTATCGATGAATTCGACTTCTGCCTGCGCACCGACGGGCTGATCGAACTAGTGCGCGACATCTACGAGGGCAGCCAAGGCACGCTGTTGTTGGTGGGCGAGGAAACCATCCCGCAGAAGCTCAAACGCTGGGAGCGTTTCCATAGCCGGGTAATGGCCTGGATTCCCGCTATGCCGGTCAGCCTGGAAGACGCTCGCAAGCTGGCCCCGATCTACTGCCCGGATGTGGTGATTGCCGAGGATCTCTTGGCACACGTGGTCGAGGTGGCGCACGGCTCGGTGCGCCGGGTCTGCGTCAACCTGACCCGCATCCACGAGGAAGCCATGATGCTGGCCGAGTCGGAGATGAGCCTGGACAAGTGGGGCGAGCGCGACCTGTATACCGGCGAAGCGCCGAAGCGTCGGGGGGCCTTCTGA
- a CDS encoding Mu transposase C-terminal domain-containing protein translates to MSAIKSHYGAAELAAMKLPVLPTSKGKLIARADREGWPYVEVPGRGGVRREYTPPANVIAAIKAKAAEQVATTVTAPILPLRREAQLSLIETEGQALKADARKGVLQALELLMQRSGYPMKKAATVLLDMARVGAANEQVVGMLKMARDNRGRTSLDGLPSVRSLLRFVEYERAGMLAPKKRERDMTVPEWAPAFLAYYQRPEKPTVEHAYREFLKAWGAEKPLAKVPSVWQVRRFLQKVGNVSREIGRLGERELKTLKPFIRRGFENLLPGDIYSADGHTFDAEVQHPLHGRPFRPEITTVVDIATRRAVGWSIGLAESALAVLDALRDACLKHGIPAVFYVDNGSGYKNEMMLDVATGFMARLGIEMINSLPYNSQARGVIERLHQIIWINAAKSLPGYIGHDMDREAKLSIFKLSRKAIAHSVKPGEATAMPLMAWTRFVAFCEEKVAEYNDRPHRSLPKITDPATGRRRHMTPNEKWALHVAQGFEAHRVTDDEARPLFRPQVLRTVRRCELEVFGNRYFARALEEFHGEQLRVGYDIHDPHNVWVYDDEGRFLCTAELDANKRDYMPKSVIDRAREKRAAGREKRLTAKLVEVREELHGTPVLEHIDTVTIPGFMTINREQLAARARALDTVEIELAPQELNTPEPLPEPVSDLPAWSVPASPEARWHEWQRLNGMNEEEIDSEKARKWRHTYQATAEFRTYQRKSA, encoded by the coding sequence ATGAGCGCAATCAAGTCACATTATGGCGCGGCGGAGCTGGCTGCAATGAAGTTGCCAGTCCTGCCGACATCTAAGGGCAAGCTGATCGCCCGCGCTGATCGCGAGGGATGGCCTTACGTAGAGGTGCCCGGCAGAGGTGGCGTGCGGCGTGAATATACCCCCCCTGCAAATGTCATCGCCGCCATTAAGGCCAAAGCAGCGGAACAAGTAGCGACCACTGTTACCGCGCCGATATTGCCGTTGCGTCGAGAGGCGCAACTATCCCTGATTGAAACCGAAGGCCAAGCACTCAAGGCTGATGCCCGTAAAGGCGTGCTGCAGGCGCTGGAACTGCTGATGCAGCGGTCCGGTTATCCCATGAAGAAAGCGGCTACTGTGTTGCTCGACATGGCACGTGTGGGCGCGGCAAACGAACAAGTTGTCGGCATGCTCAAGATGGCGCGGGACAACCGTGGTCGGACCAGCCTGGATGGGCTGCCGAGCGTGCGTAGCCTGCTGCGGTTTGTCGAGTACGAGCGCGCCGGCATGCTCGCGCCAAAGAAGCGCGAACGTGACATGACCGTGCCAGAGTGGGCACCGGCCTTCCTGGCCTACTACCAGCGCCCGGAAAAACCGACCGTCGAGCATGCATACCGCGAATTCCTCAAAGCATGGGGAGCCGAGAAGCCGCTCGCCAAGGTGCCGAGCGTGTGGCAAGTGCGCCGCTTCCTGCAGAAGGTCGGCAACGTCAGCCGCGAGATCGGACGGCTGGGTGAGCGTGAGCTGAAAACCCTCAAGCCGTTCATACGGCGCGGGTTTGAGAACCTGCTGCCGGGCGATATCTACAGCGCAGACGGCCACACCTTCGACGCCGAAGTACAGCACCCGCTGCATGGCCGCCCGTTCCGGCCGGAAATCACCACCGTGGTCGACATCGCCACCCGGCGGGCGGTTGGCTGGTCTATCGGTCTGGCGGAGTCGGCCCTGGCCGTCCTCGACGCGTTGCGTGACGCCTGCCTCAAGCATGGCATTCCGGCCGTGTTCTACGTCGACAACGGCTCAGGTTACAAGAACGAGATGATGCTGGACGTGGCTACCGGCTTTATGGCTCGCCTTGGCATCGAGATGATCAACAGCCTGCCGTACAACTCCCAGGCGCGCGGCGTGATCGAGCGCTTGCACCAGATCATCTGGATCAACGCAGCAAAGAGCCTGCCTGGCTACATCGGTCACGACATGGACCGCGAAGCCAAGCTGTCGATCTTCAAGCTGTCACGCAAGGCTATCGCCCATTCAGTCAAGCCCGGCGAGGCAACGGCTATGCCGCTGATGGCATGGACCCGCTTTGTGGCGTTCTGCGAGGAAAAGGTGGCCGAGTACAACGACCGGCCGCACCGCAGCCTGCCGAAGATCACCGACCCGGCCACCGGCCGCCGTCGCCACATGACCCCGAACGAGAAGTGGGCGCTGCATGTCGCTCAGGGCTTCGAAGCGCATCGCGTCACCGACGATGAAGCGCGGCCACTGTTCCGCCCGCAAGTGCTGCGCACCGTGCGCCGCTGCGAACTGGAGGTGTTCGGCAACCGCTACTTTGCGCGCGCCCTGGAGGAGTTCCACGGCGAACAGCTGCGCGTCGGCTACGACATCCACGATCCCCACAACGTGTGGGTTTACGACGACGAGGGGCGCTTCCTTTGTACCGCTGAGCTGGATGCCAATAAGCGCGACTACATGCCGAAGTCGGTTATCGACCGCGCCCGCGAAAAGCGCGCCGCCGGCCGAGAAAAACGTCTGACGGCGAAGCTGGTCGAGGTGCGCGAAGAGTTGCATGGCACCCCGGTGCTCGAACACATCGACACCGTCACCATCCCCGGCTTCATGACCATCAACCGCGAGCAGTTGGCCGCCCGCGCCCGCGCATTGGACACCGTGGAGATCGAGTTGGCCCCGCAAGAGCTGAACACCCCGGAACCGTTGCCGGAACCGGTATCCGATCTGCCGGCTTGGTCGGTACCGGCCAGCCCGGAGGCACGCTGGCACGAGTGGCAGCGCCTGAATGGCATGAACGAGGAGGAAATCGATAGCGAGAAGGCAAGGAAATGGCGGCACACCTATCAGGCGACCGCCGAGTTCCGAACTTATCAGCGCAAGAGCGCTTAA
- a CDS encoding helix-turn-helix domain-containing protein, protein MNTQPAAKKDAIDWHRADIVAALHKKGWSLRKLSVGVGLSPGALNNGLDRPWPKAERIIAAAIGEAPETIWPSRYAKRHFKPVLPPLAHARSAAEFSSAAA, encoded by the coding sequence ATGAACACACAACCCGCCGCAAAAAAAGACGCCATCGACTGGCATCGCGCGGACATCGTGGCAGCGCTGCATAAAAAGGGCTGGTCGCTGCGAAAGCTGTCCGTAGGCGTTGGGCTGAGTCCCGGCGCACTCAATAACGGGCTAGATCGCCCATGGCCAAAAGCGGAGCGAATCATTGCCGCCGCCATCGGCGAAGCACCCGAAACCATCTGGCCGAGCCGCTACGCCAAACGCCATTTTAAACCGGTTCTGCCTCCTCTCGCTCATGCACGTTCAGCTGCCGAGTTTTCTTCGGCTGCGGCATGA
- a CDS encoding HAD family phosphatase → MTSLLILDCDGVLVDSERITHQVFADMLNELGLAVTLEYLLEHFIGLSMPQCLARVAEMLGHPPPPDFVEHYRLRSQLALQAGVRPVEGVVEALDQIEVTQCVASNGSYGRMRTTLGLAGLLLRFERSLFSGCDIAQPKPAPDLYLQVARQFGVAPQDCIVVEGTPSGVMAGQAAGMTVLGYAGLIPAHRLQAAGAHQVLHHMQALPSLVAALKAQAA, encoded by the coding sequence ATGACTTCCCTGCTGATTCTCGACTGCGATGGTGTGCTGGTAGATAGCGAGCGCATTACTCATCAAGTGTTTGCCGACATGCTGAATGAGCTGGGGCTGGCGGTGACGCTGGAGTACCTGCTGGAACATTTCATCGGCTTGTCGATGCCTCAGTGTCTGGCCAGGGTCGCGGAGATGCTGGGGCATCCGCCGCCGCCGGATTTTGTTGAGCATTATCGTCTGCGCAGCCAGTTGGCCTTGCAGGCCGGGGTCCGCCCGGTTGAGGGGGTAGTCGAGGCGCTGGATCAGATCGAGGTGACGCAGTGCGTTGCTTCGAACGGCTCCTATGGCCGGATGCGAACCACGCTTGGGCTGGCCGGCTTGCTGTTGCGGTTTGAGCGCAGCCTGTTCAGTGGCTGTGACATCGCGCAGCCCAAGCCCGCCCCCGATCTCTATCTTCAGGTTGCGCGCCAGTTTGGCGTGGCACCGCAGGATTGTATCGTTGTCGAAGGGACGCCGAGCGGTGTGATGGCGGGACAGGCGGCCGGCATGACCGTGCTGGGCTATGCGGGGTTGATCCCGGCACACCGCCTGCAGGCTGCCGGAGCGCACCAGGTCCTGCATCACATGCAGGCATTGCCATCACTGGTGGCGGCACTCAAGGCTCAGGCAGCCTGA
- a CDS encoding methyl-accepting chemotaxis protein, whose translation MAWFWRLYQCIEKTFWNSLGKKLASFLFISLFQLMLTVYLYWRLDDVRSQLRAGPVSEGARQVLAGNVDSVLLWTWVFWLFCAVFIVLQICYLRFLIVRPLRMIITIFNEIGDGEGDLSRNIPTVTFDEIRELSLSYNRFVTKMREIISHVRLMSVRIALDSARTGKNVSESLEMAREQALSATRVHETSDESTRGVEQLTVQAHGIAETTETNLGVARSSYEELNLVAERIGVISEQVTHFNTTVEDLSQRSASIKSIVSLIQDISDQTNLLALNAAIEAARAGEQGRGFAVVADEVRKLAERVKVATNEISGNIEGMLTLVGNTEVETGEIRAGTTEASQVVSRASANFSSMIGDFERTAGSLGDMVGTLDRLADSNRQINGHVSEIHSLGEHVKQRLDLTQQAANELAGDTEQVQELVSRFVVGEGPFDQMVNRVRSARDELQNLLTRSQANGLDIFDQRYQPIPGTQPQKYSTSYDRQLERALQAVYDACAAEIPASRFCVMTDNQGYAPTHMSRASQPQTGDPAHDVVHSRDKRIFNDPAGLKSARNTKPFLLHTYCRDTGEVLSEVSLPVMVNGRHWGALRLGFDPLALLQQSGH comes from the coding sequence ATGGCCTGGTTCTGGCGCCTGTATCAGTGCATCGAAAAGACTTTCTGGAACAGCTTGGGCAAGAAGCTGGCCAGTTTTTTGTTCATCAGTCTGTTTCAGCTCATGTTGACGGTCTATCTCTACTGGCGGCTGGATGATGTCCGCAGCCAGTTGCGTGCGGGTCCGGTCAGCGAAGGTGCCCGCCAGGTGCTGGCCGGCAATGTGGATTCGGTGCTGTTGTGGACCTGGGTCTTCTGGCTGTTCTGCGCCGTCTTCATCGTGCTGCAAATCTGCTACCTGCGTTTTCTGATTGTGCGGCCTTTGCGCATGATCATTACCATCTTCAATGAGATTGGCGACGGCGAGGGTGATCTGTCGCGCAATATCCCGACCGTGACCTTTGATGAAATCCGTGAACTGTCGCTGTCGTATAACCGCTTCGTCACCAAGATGCGCGAAATCATCAGTCACGTTCGCCTGATGTCGGTGCGTATTGCGCTTGATTCGGCCCGCACCGGCAAGAACGTCAGCGAATCGCTGGAGATGGCGCGCGAACAGGCACTGTCTGCCACCCGGGTGCATGAAACCAGCGACGAATCGACCCGTGGCGTCGAGCAACTGACGGTGCAGGCACACGGCATTGCCGAAACCACCGAGACCAATCTGGGCGTGGCCCGCTCGTCCTATGAAGAACTCAATCTGGTCGCTGAACGCATCGGCGTGATCAGCGAGCAGGTCACGCATTTCAATACCACGGTCGAGGATCTCAGCCAGCGTTCCGCCAGCATCAAATCGATTGTCTCCCTGATTCAGGACATTTCCGACCAGACCAATCTTCTGGCGCTGAATGCCGCCATCGAAGCAGCCCGGGCCGGCGAGCAGGGACGGGGTTTTGCTGTTGTGGCCGATGAGGTACGCAAGCTGGCCGAACGGGTGAAGGTGGCGACCAACGAAATTTCCGGCAACATCGAAGGCATGCTGACCCTGGTGGGCAATACCGAAGTGGAAACCGGAGAAATCCGTGCCGGCACCACCGAGGCCAGTCAGGTCGTGTCGCGTGCCTCGGCCAATTTCAGCAGCATGATCGGCGACTTTGAACGTACCGCCGGCAGTCTGGGTGATATGGTCGGGACGCTGGATCGTCTGGCCGACTCCAACCGCCAGATCAACGGACACGTTTCAGAAATCCACTCGCTGGGCGAGCATGTCAAGCAACGCCTGGATCTGACCCAGCAGGCAGCCAACGAACTGGCCGGAGATACCGAGCAGGTGCAGGAACTGGTATCGCGTTTTGTGGTGGGCGAGGGGCCCTTTGACCAGATGGTCAACCGGGTGCGCAGTGCGCGGGATGAGCTGCAGAACCTGCTGACCCGCAGCCAGGCAAACGGTCTGGATATCTTCGACCAGCGTTATCAGCCGATTCCCGGCACCCAGCCACAGAAATACAGCACCAGCTATGACCGTCAGCTGGAGCGTGCCTTGCAGGCGGTGTACGACGCCTGCGCGGCGGAAATCCCTGCCAGCCGCTTCTGTGTCATGACCGACAATCAGGGGTATGCGCCGACCCATATGAGCCGCGCCTCGCAGCCCCAGACCGGTGATCCGGCGCATGATGTCGTGCACAGCCGCGACAAGCGCATTTTCAATGACCCGGCCGGCCTCAAGTCGGCGCGCAATACCAAGCCGTTCCTGCTGCACACCTATTGTCGGGATACGGGTGAAGTGCTGTCGGAGGTCTCCTTGCCTGTGATGGTCAATGGCCGCCACTGGGGGGCGTTGCGTCTCGGATTCGACCCCCTGGCACTGCTGCAGCAAAGCGGACACTGA
- a CDS encoding outer membrane protein yields the protein MMRTCLLVCLSVCLSATGPALAQASEGSGLRLPATWLQISGTDAYGPDGDAHGVELTSLSGSSRHPTYFSAGIRSTPLAWAVPWQTESQSRHFHGRLGMGWLITPGLLLVPFTEMGHASWQKSGSTNGPSQGVDYYGVGTLVQYQLAPHWQLTGSALLGRNQGNAAPGNDALNGSVPLYRLGVGVDYQLNDRLHGSLGIDYRYSRLGMPGFSTMPPQSQESSPGAASISLGLGLSF from the coding sequence ATGATGCGCACCTGTCTGCTTGTCTGCCTGTCAGTCTGTTTGAGTGCGACCGGCCCCGCCCTGGCGCAAGCCAGCGAGGGCAGCGGCCTGCGGCTTCCGGCGACGTGGCTGCAGATCAGCGGCACCGACGCGTACGGACCGGACGGCGATGCGCACGGCGTTGAGCTGACATCACTGAGCGGCAGCAGCAGACATCCGACTTATTTTTCCGCCGGGATACGCAGCACCCCGCTGGCCTGGGCCGTCCCCTGGCAAACGGAAAGCCAGAGCAGGCACTTCCATGGCCGGCTGGGCATGGGCTGGCTGATTACCCCGGGATTATTGCTGGTGCCGTTTACCGAAATGGGCCATGCGTCCTGGCAGAAGTCCGGCAGCACCAACGGGCCGTCACAAGGGGTGGACTACTACGGCGTGGGGACGCTGGTGCAATACCAGCTGGCCCCGCACTGGCAGCTGACCGGCAGCGCACTGCTTGGACGCAATCAGGGAAATGCGGCACCGGGCAACGACGCGCTCAATGGCAGTGTGCCGCTCTACCGGCTGGGCGTGGGGGTCGATTACCAACTGAATGACAGGCTGCATGGCAGTCTGGGGATTGACTACCGTTACTCGCGCCTGGGGATGCCCGGCTTTTCCACCATGCCGCCCCAGAGTCAGGAGAGCAGCCCGGGAGCGGCCAGCATCAGCCTGGGCCTCGGGCTGTCTTTCTGA